A single window of Kitasatospora sp. HUAS MG31 DNA harbors:
- a CDS encoding alpha/beta hydrolase yields MRLLPGAEPYRHQGGSVGVLLIHGFTGSPQSLRPWAEHLANAGLTVSLPLLPGHGTRWQDLQLTRWEDWYAEAERAFQELAEECEQVFVLALSMGGALALRLAARHGDRVAGLVLVNPSVRSDNPATVLLPVLRHLVPSVRGIADDIARPGSTELGYDRTPLHAAWSLSRLWRTVQAELPAVTQPVLLLRSPQDHVVSAANSELVLARISSTDVTELLLEQSYHVATLDNDAGLIFGASLDFVRRLAPLASVEAENHTG; encoded by the coding sequence ATGCGCCTGCTGCCCGGTGCCGAGCCCTACCGCCACCAGGGCGGGTCGGTCGGTGTCCTCCTGATCCACGGCTTCACCGGCTCGCCCCAGTCGCTCCGCCCCTGGGCCGAGCACCTCGCGAACGCCGGCCTGACGGTCTCGCTGCCGCTGCTGCCGGGCCACGGCACCCGCTGGCAGGACCTCCAGCTCACCCGCTGGGAGGACTGGTACGCCGAGGCCGAGCGCGCCTTCCAGGAGCTCGCCGAGGAGTGCGAGCAGGTCTTCGTCCTCGCCCTGTCGATGGGCGGCGCGCTGGCGCTCCGGCTGGCCGCCCGGCACGGCGACCGGGTCGCCGGCCTGGTCCTGGTGAACCCGTCCGTCCGCTCGGACAACCCGGCCACCGTGCTGCTCCCGGTGCTGCGCCACCTCGTCCCCAGCGTCCGCGGGATCGCCGACGACATCGCCAGGCCCGGTTCCACGGAACTCGGCTACGACCGCACCCCGCTGCACGCCGCCTGGTCGCTGAGCCGGCTGTGGCGCACCGTCCAGGCCGAGCTGCCGGCCGTCACCCAGCCCGTCCTGCTGCTGCGCAGCCCGCAGGACCACGTGGTCTCCGCGGCCAACTCGGAACTGGTGCTCGCCCGGATATCCTCGACGGACGTGACCGAGCTGCTGCTGGAACAGAGCTACCACGTCGCGACGTTGGACAACGATGCCGGGCTGATCTTCGGGGCGAGCCTCGACTTCGTCCGGCGGCTGGCGCCGCTGGCGTCCGTCGAAGCCGAGAACCACACGGGCTGA